From the genome of Danio rerio strain Tuebingen ecotype United States chromosome 2, GRCz12tu, whole genome shotgun sequence, one region includes:
- the gorasp1a gene encoding Golgi reassembly-stacking protein 1a isoform X1 — MGLTQSSGDGPEGGTEGYHVHGVQEDSPAERAGLEPFFDFIISIGHNRLNQENDMLKDLLKANVEKPVKMEVYSTKTMRMRELEVVPSNMWGGQGLLGASVRFCSFQGANENVWHVLDVESNSPAALAGLQEHSDFIVGADQVLQDSEDFFSLIEAHEGKPLKLLIYNTETDKCREVIVTPNGAWGGEGSLGCGIGYGYLHRIPAQPEGPKSEKVSSRESPVAGNPEQEYPTNGFSEVSLMASGQSLSGMDLETPLPPPIQRVMDPGFSDHSEVALMNSEVSDIADRLDLSTSSIDMTNTSLAVKEDADVSGVEELQDSDFHSGDPEEQITEEYSAVDFSSSITPPSNASPPLSLSHSLLPNPTLENSVPTDVASLMNSSIPPLDSSIPALDISSLLIDPAALHLESSALPEEHFPSETDGVSQGFSEKPQSFEGQEEPVSSDLTSFDSHNADVEAEAALQ; from the exons ATGGGTTTGACGCAGAGCAGTGGTGATGGGCCCGAGGGGGGAACAGAAGGATATCATGTCCATGGG GTTCAGGAAGACTCACCTGCAGAAAGAGCTGGTTTGGAGCCCTTTTTTGATTTCATCATATCTATTGGCCATAACCGCCTT AATCAGGAGAATGATATGCTCAAGGACCTCCTCAAAGCTAATGTGGAGAAACCAGTCAAGATGGAAGTTTACAGTACAAAGACGATGAGGATGCGGGAGCTAGAGGTGGTTCCCAGCAACATGTGGGGTGGACAAGGACTTCTGGGAGCCAGTGTTCGTTTCTGTAGCTTTCAAGGCGCTAATGAAAATGTCTGGCATGTTCTT GATGTGGAGTCAAATTCGCCAGCAGCATTGGCCGGACTCCAGGAACATTCAGATTTCATTGTTGGAGCTGACCAGGTTCTGCAAGAT TCTGAGGATTTCTTCTCCCTAATTGAAGCCCATGAGGGGAAACCATTGAAGCTGCTGATTTACAATACGGAGACAGATAAATGCAGGGAGGTCATTGTTACACCAAATGGTGCCTGGGGGGGAGAAGGAAG TCTTGGCTGTGGTATTGGATATGGCTACCTGCACCGAATCCCAGCACAACCCGAAGGCCCAAAATCTGAAAAGGTCAGTTCAAGAGAGTCACCTGTGGCAGGGAACCCAGAGCAAGAATATCCAACAAATGGATTCTCAGAG GTGTCGCTGATGGCGTCTGGTCAGTCATTGAGTGGCATGGATCTTGAAACCCCACTGCCTCCTCCCATTCAGAGAGTCATGGATCCTG GCTTCTCGGATCACTCAGAAGTGGCCTTGATGAATTCGGAAGTTTCAGACATTGCAGATCGACTGGACCTCTCCACTTCTTCCATCGACATGACAAACACATCTCTGGCTGTCAAAGAAGATGCAGACGTATCAGGTGTCG AGGAGCTTCAAGACAGTGATTTCCATAGTGGTGATCCTGAGGAGCAAATTACAGAGGAATATTCTGCAGTGGATTTCAGCTCCTCCATTACACCACCTTCAAATgcttctcctcctctttctctgTCACACTCTCTTCTCCCAAATCCTACTCTCGAGAATAGCGTGCCGACAGACGTGGCATCTTTGATGAATTCTTCAATCCCGCCTCTCGACTCTTCCATACCTGCACTAGACATCTCTTCCCTGCTCATTGACCCCGCCGCTCTTCATTTGGAGTCGTCTGCTCTGCCTGAAGAACATTTCCCCTCAGAAACTGATGGTGTCAGTCAGGGTTTTTCAGAGAAGCCTCAATCATTTGAGGGCCAAGAGGAGCCTGTTTCCTCTGATCTGACCTCATTTGATTCTCATAATGCTGATGTTGAAGCTGAAGCTGCTCTCCAGTAG
- the gorasp1a gene encoding Golgi reassembly-stacking protein 1a (The RefSeq protein has 4 substitutions compared to this genomic sequence) has product MGLTQSSGDGPEGGTEGYHVHGVQEDSPAERAGLEPFFDFIISIGHNRLNQENDMLKDLLKANVEKPVKMEVYSTKTMRMRELEVVPSNMWGGQGLLGASVRFCSFQGANENVWHVLDVESNSPAALAGLQEHSDFIVGADQVLQDSEDFFSLIEAHEGKPLKLLIYNTETDKCREVVVTPNGAWGGEGSLGCGIGYGYLHRIPAQPEGPKSEKVSLMASGQSLSGMDLETPLPPPIQRVMDPGFSDHSEVALMNSEVSDIADRLDLSTSSIDMTNTSLAVKEDADVSGVEELQDSDFHSGDPEEQITEEYSAVDFSSSITPPSNASPPLSLSHSLLPNLPLENSVPTDVASLMNSSIPPLDSSIPPLDISSLLIDPAALHLESSALPEEHFPSETDGVSQGFSEKPQSFEGQEEPVSSDLTSFDSHNADVEAEAALQ; this is encoded by the exons ATGGGTTTGACGCAGAGCAGTGGTGATGGGCCCGAGGGGGGAACAGAAGGATATCATGTCCATGGG GTTCAGGAAGACTCACCTGCAGAAAGAGCTGGTTTGGAGCCCTTTTTTGATTTCATCATATCTATTGGCCATAACCGCCTT AATCAGGAGAATGATATGCTCAAGGACCTCCTCAAAGCTAATGTGGAGAAACCAGTCAAGATGGAAGTTTACAGTACAAAGACGATGAGGATGCGGGAGCTAGAGGTGGTTCCCAGCAACATGTGGGGTGGACAAGGACTTCTGGGAGCCAGTGTTCGTTTCTGTAGCTTTCAAGGCGCTAATGAAAATGTCTGGCATGTTCTT GATGTGGAGTCAAATTCGCCAGCAGCATTGGCCGGACTCCAGGAACATTCAGATTTCATTGTTGGAGCTGACCAGGTTCTGCAAGAT TCTGAGGATTTCTTCTCCCTAATTGAAGCCCATGAGGGGAAACCATTGAAGCTGCTGATTTACAATACGGAGACAGATAAATGCAGGGAGGTCATTGTTACACCAAATGGTGCCTGGGGGGGAGAAGGAAG TCTTGGCTGTGGTATTGGATATGGCTACCTGCACCGAATCCCAGCACAACCCGAAGGCCCAAAATCTGAAAAG GTGTCGCTGATGGCGTCTGGTCAGTCATTGAGTGGCATGGATCTTGAAACCCCACTGCCTCCTCCCATTCAGAGAGTCATGGATCCTG GCTTCTCGGATCACTCAGAAGTGGCCTTGATGAATTCGGAAGTTTCAGACATTGCAGATCGACTGGACCTCTCCACTTCTTCCATCGACATGACAAACACATCTCTGGCTGTCAAAGAAGATGCAGACGTATCAGGTGTCG AGGAGCTTCAAGACAGTGATTTCCATAGTGGTGATCCTGAGGAGCAAATTACAGAGGAATATTCTGCAGTGGATTTCAGCTCCTCCATTACACCACCTTCAAATgcttctcctcctctttctctgTCACACTCTCTTCTCCCAAATCCTACTCTCGAGAATAGCGTGCCGACAGACGTGGCATCTTTGATGAATTCTTCAATCCCGCCTCTCGACTCTTCCATACCTGCACTAGACATCTCTTCCCTGCTCATTGACCCCGCCGCTCTTCATTTGGAGTCGTCTGCTCTGCCTGAAGAACATTTCCCCTCAGAAACTGATGGTGTCAGTCAGGGTTTTTCAGAGAAGCCTCAATCATTTGAGGGCCAAGAGGAGCCTGTTTCCTCTGATCTGACCTCATTTGATTCTCATAATGCTGATGTTGAAGCTGAAGCTGCTCTCCAGTAG
- the vopp1a gene encoding uncharacterized protein LOC100007510 precursor, translating into MRQICGLLITLLFAETVAEKKYCWYFEGDYPVYFICKAYEDCCGTECCVRALAVQRIWYFWLLLIIAILCCCSTGYFIRRRAHPYPPSDRPEFTVAFSRNPIITPGLRQTGFHSYGDSETAVISTVFPAVSALSYYSQGPHPHHPPPSYEQVMQDSQKK; encoded by the exons ATGCGACAAATATGCGGCCTCCTCATCACACTTTTGTTTGCTGAG ACAGTTGCTGAAAAAAAGTACTGTTGGTACTTTGAAGGAGATTATCCTGTGTATTTCAT atGCAAGGCATATGAGGACTGCTGTGGCACAGAATGCTGCGTTCGAGCTCTTGCTGTTCAAAGAATATGGTATTTCTG GTTACTGCTGATTATTGCCATTTTATGCTGCTGCAGCACTGGCTACTTCATCCGCAGAAGGGCTCACCCTTACCCTCCATCCGACAGGCCTGAGTTTACTGTAGCCTTCAGCAGAAACCCTATCATAACACCTG GCCTGCGTCAGACTGGCTTTCACAGTTATGGAGACTCAGAAACCGCAGTCATTTCCACTGTCTTCCCTGCAGTGAGTGCGCTTTCCTACTACAGCCAGGGtcctcatcctcatcatcctcctCCTTCATATGAGCAGGTCATGCAGGACTCACagaaaaaatag